The following coding sequences are from one Candidatus Binatia bacterium window:
- a CDS encoding DinB family protein: MNLAYTRTLWEEFRLVNGITLRVLEAIPADKIDAHPIPNMRTPKELVVHMAETMRGCSTGAIQGKITNFEEHEPAKVAAITSKDAMIAAMRSAWNEADAAVKSMTESQATATVETPWGFNPWGWLCIQIIFDEHLHHRGQLFAYLRALAVPEVPFMWDFAHNAPEFRPNPNLQPA; this comes from the coding sequence ATGAATCTCGCTTATACCCGCACCCTGTGGGAAGAATTCCGCCTCGTGAACGGCATCACCCTGCGCGTCCTGGAGGCGATCCCCGCCGACAAGATCGACGCCCACCCCATCCCGAACATGCGCACCCCCAAGGAGCTGGTCGTGCACATGGCCGAAACCATGCGCGGGTGCTCGACCGGAGCGATCCAGGGGAAGATCACGAACTTCGAAGAGCACGAGCCGGCGAAAGTCGCCGCGATCACGTCGAAGGACGCGATGATCGCCGCGATGCGGTCGGCCTGGAACGAAGCGGACGCCGCGGTCAAGTCGATGACGGAGTCGCAGGCGACGGCGACCGTCGAGACCCCGTGGGGCTTCAACCCGTGGGGATGGCTCTGCATCCAGATCATTTTCGACGAACACCTGCATCACCGCGGCCAGCTCTTCGCGTATCTGCGCGCGCTGGCCGTGCCCGAGGTTCCCTTCATGTGGGATTTCGCGCACAACGCGCCCGAATTCCGGCCGAATCCGAATCTCCAGCCGGCCTAG
- a CDS encoding MFS transporter, with product MTSGRTRTGSSPFAFLWAAQFLSQLGDSIFQVAFIWLVLDLTGSKTLTGLAAAVAYLPSLLFGIAAGFLIDRWNRRRVLAGADLARAVLLVIGSVLLLQGRLNAAGLAGVAFGMATASVLFNPARDSLLPELVPASRLPRANAWVQLSQQAAWLAGPLAAGAVIAAAGVRSAFPFCAVLFGASFGFLALLGAAVGRAHRGETPLPGLRRDFTDGMREVLADRTLVLLLLLTALDNLFIMGPGLMTAVLVKDTLHLDAKAFAVAESAYGVGMILGSLLVGRVLGPARQGWVLLLAIALDGFTYVPLYFCRSLPFLYVALLLHSIVIPFITVPRAVILQRIVPASRMGRVFSLVNFTVFGVTAISVAIAGAVLDRITAPQMYAITGICGGLTGILGMASRKLRSL from the coding sequence GTGACATCGGGGAGGACCCGCACCGGGTCCTCCCCGTTCGCGTTTCTCTGGGCGGCGCAGTTCCTCTCGCAGCTGGGCGACTCCATCTTCCAGGTCGCCTTCATCTGGCTCGTCCTCGATCTGACCGGCTCGAAGACCCTCACCGGGCTGGCGGCGGCGGTGGCCTACCTCCCCTCGCTCCTCTTCGGCATCGCGGCCGGCTTCCTCATCGACCGGTGGAATCGCCGGAGGGTGCTCGCGGGCGCCGATCTCGCCCGCGCGGTGCTCCTCGTGATCGGAAGCGTCCTCCTGCTCCAGGGCCGCCTGAACGCGGCGGGGCTCGCCGGCGTCGCGTTCGGCATGGCGACCGCCTCGGTGCTCTTCAACCCGGCGCGCGATTCGCTGCTCCCCGAGCTGGTCCCCGCGTCGCGGCTTCCGCGCGCCAACGCCTGGGTGCAGCTCTCGCAGCAGGCGGCGTGGCTGGCGGGGCCGCTCGCCGCGGGCGCCGTGATCGCGGCGGCCGGCGTGCGCTCGGCCTTTCCGTTCTGCGCGGTTCTCTTCGGCGCCTCGTTCGGCTTCCTGGCGCTCCTGGGCGCCGCGGTGGGGCGCGCGCATCGCGGCGAGACGCCGCTCCCCGGCCTGCGGCGCGACTTCACGGATGGGATGCGGGAGGTCCTGGCCGACCGCACGCTGGTCCTGCTCCTCCTGCTCACCGCGCTCGACAATCTGTTCATCATGGGACCCGGCCTGATGACGGCGGTGCTCGTCAAGGACACGCTGCACCTGGACGCCAAGGCGTTTGCGGTCGCCGAATCCGCCTACGGCGTGGGGATGATTCTGGGGAGCCTGCTCGTGGGTCGCGTGCTGGGTCCGGCGCGCCAGGGGTGGGTGCTCCTTCTGGCCATCGCGCTGGACGGATTCACCTACGTGCCGCTCTACTTCTGCCGCTCGCTGCCGTTCCTGTACGTCGCACTGCTCCTCCACTCCATCGTGATCCCCTTCATCACGGTGCCGCGCGCAGTGATCCTCCAGCGGATCGTCCCGGCCTCGCGGATGGGTCGCGTCTTCTCGCTGGTCAACTTCACGGTGTTCGGGGTGACCGCGATCTCGGTCGCGATCGCCGGCGCCGTGCTGGACCGCATCACGGCGCCCCAGATGTACGCGATCACGGGGATCTGCGGCGGCCTGACCGGGATCCTCGGGATGGCGTCGCGGAAGCTGCGCTCGCTCTGA
- a CDS encoding DUF1326 domain-containing protein, with amino-acid sequence MRPRYRLVPHLAIGLLLLCGVVLLGADASRTTPTNMNWAMNATIIEACSCPMFCQCYFNTKPSEHMVMNGDAHTMEHFCKFNNAFRVNKGSYAGTKLDGAKFWVAGDLGGEFSTGEMNWAVLTFDPSVTPEQREGIKAIMGHVYPVKWKAFTVAEDAPMEWSYTKDVATAKLDGGKAAEVTLKRYPGNSEQPITINNLKYWGTKRNNGFVLMPNDVEAYRLGDKAFEYKGTNGFMITFDINNKDVVAAAN; translated from the coding sequence ATGCGCCCCCGCTATCGTCTCGTGCCGCATCTCGCCATCGGATTGCTGCTTCTCTGCGGCGTCGTCCTGCTCGGCGCCGACGCCAGCCGTACGACGCCGACGAACATGAACTGGGCGATGAACGCGACGATCATCGAAGCCTGCTCCTGCCCCATGTTCTGCCAGTGCTACTTCAACACGAAGCCGTCGGAGCACATGGTGATGAACGGCGACGCGCATACCATGGAGCACTTCTGCAAGTTCAACAACGCCTTCCGCGTGAACAAGGGCAGCTACGCCGGCACCAAGCTCGACGGCGCCAAGTTCTGGGTGGCCGGAGACCTGGGCGGCGAGTTCAGCACGGGCGAGATGAACTGGGCGGTGCTCACGTTCGACCCGTCGGTGACGCCGGAGCAGCGCGAGGGGATCAAGGCGATCATGGGCCACGTCTACCCCGTGAAGTGGAAGGCGTTCACGGTGGCCGAGGACGCGCCGATGGAGTGGAGCTACACGAAGGACGTCGCGACGGCCAAGCTGGACGGCGGCAAGGCGGCCGAGGTCACGCTGAAGCGCTACCCCGGCAACAGCGAGCAGCCGATCACGATCAACAACCTCAAGTACTGGGGGACCAAGCGGAACAACGGCTTCGTCCTCATGCCGAATGACGTGGAGGCCTACCGCCTCGGAGACAAGGCGTTCGAGTACAAGGGCACGAACGGCTTCATGATCACGTTCGACATCAACAACAAGGACGTGGTCGCCGCGGCGAACTGA